The following is a genomic window from Bacillus sp. FJAT-52991.
TTTATAGGTGTTATTAAAGAAAACAAGGTCTCCAGGCTTCGGATTAGACACAAAATAAGAGCGGCTATAATATCCCTCGGTATTCGTTCTTGGTATTTTTTTCCCTGCTTGGTTAAATACATAATAAATATATCCACTACAATCAAAACCAGACGGCTGGGCTCCTCCCCACACATAAGGCACACCTATATACTTTTTCGCTTCAGCTAGCAAACGATCGACGGAAAAAGTATCATCAGATGGCTTTGGCGGCTTCGTGACAACGGGTGGCTGTCCTCCATCATTGGTAACTTTTAATTTTTGTCCCACATAAATAACGTCTGAAGTTAAGCCATTTAATTGCTTCAATTGCTGCACACTCATATTAAACATAATGGCAATCAAACTTAAGGAATCCCCTTTTTTTACTACATATGTATTGCTAGACGTTGGTGGCTTCGGCTTTGATGTTGGCGGCTTTGGCTTCGGCTTAGACGTTGGTGGCTGACCACTAACCTTCAATTTTTGCCCGACATAAATGGTATGCGAAGTTAACCCATTTAATTGCATTAATTGCGTTACACTCATTTTGTGCATAGCGGCGATTTTACTTAAGGAATCCCCACTTTGAACAATATATGTACTAGATGAAGCAGGCGGTTTGCTTGGCGGCTTAGCAACAGGCGGTTTCGCTGATGATGGTTTCCCACTCACTTTTAATTTTTGTCCCACATAAATCATATGAGATTGCAAGCCGTTTAATTGCATTAATTGCGACACACTCATTTTGTGCATAGCGGCAATCTTGCTTAATGAATCGCCGCTTTGAACGATGTAGACGCCTGATGAAGCTGGCGGCTTACTTGGCGGCTTGGCAACAGGCGGTTTCGTTGACGATGGTTTCCCGCTCACCTTTAGCTTTTGTCCGACATAAATATTATGTGACTTCAAGCCGTTTAATTGCATTAACTGCGTTACACTCATTTTGTAACGTGCTGCGATCTTACTTAATGAATCGCCGCTTTGAACGGTATATGTCGATGTAGCCGCTTTCATCGATAATTCCGGCTCGTTCTCATCACTAACCGATGCAGATGACGCTTGGCCGCTGACAATTAATTTTTGACCTTCATAAATATTCGTTGACTTTAACCCATTCAACTCTTGCAATTGAGCCACGCTCATTTGATAAACTTTAGCAATGGCATAAAGTGAATCCCCGTTTTGAACAGTGTATGTTTTCGTTCCAGAAGCTGGTTTCGTTACATTAGAAGAAGTCACTGACTTTGTTGCTGGAGTTACTTCAACTTCTTGGTTCGTTTCTTGTTCAGCTGGCATAGGTTCACCTATTACCTTCAACTGCTGACCCGGATGAAGAATTGTCGTCGTTAATTCATTCAGTTCTTTCAGCTGATCGACTTCCATTTGATAAAGTTTCGCAATGGAAGCAAGTGTATCCCCCTCTTTGACCACGTAAATGGGACTATTGGAATCGGCAGCCTCCACAACCTCTTCGCTAATCTTTAATGTTTGTTCTGCATACAATTGGTCACTGTTTAACCCATTCATTTTCTTGAGAACGTCTAACTCAACATTATACGCTTTTGAAATACTCTCAAGCGTTTCCCCAGACTTGACTACATGATGTTCTGCTGCTTCTGCAACTGTGACAACACCAGTTGAAAGGACCGCTGCGGTCGATAAAGTGAATAGGGCTTTTTTCATTTCGAATCTCCTCTCACATGAAGCTTCGTGAACAAATCACTTTTTCCTTTATATCGACTCGCTTCTGGAAGACTTAATAAAAATCCAACTTTAAACATCTTTATACCTATAAAATTCTTTTTAATTTCCTGTTTTATCTATTTTATTATGAT
Proteins encoded in this region:
- a CDS encoding LysM peptidoglycan-binding domain-containing protein yields the protein MKKALFTLSTAAVLSTGVVTVAEAAEHHVVKSGETLESISKAYNVELDVLKKMNGLNSDQLYAEQTLKISEEVVEAADSNSPIYVVKEGDTLASIAKLYQMEVDQLKELNELTTTILHPGQQLKVIGEPMPAEQETNQEVEVTPATKSVTSSNVTKPASGTKTYTVQNGDSLYAIAKVYQMSVAQLQELNGLKSTNIYEGQKLIVSGQASSASVSDENEPELSMKAATSTYTVQSGDSLSKIAARYKMSVTQLMQLNGLKSHNIYVGQKLKVSGKPSSTKPPVAKPPSKPPASSGVYIVQSGDSLSKIAAMHKMSVSQLMQLNGLQSHMIYVGQKLKVSGKPSSAKPPVAKPPSKPPASSSTYIVQSGDSLSKIAAMHKMSVTQLMQLNGLTSHTIYVGQKLKVSGQPPTSKPKPKPPTSKPKPPTSSNTYVVKKGDSLSLIAIMFNMSVQQLKQLNGLTSDVIYVGQKLKVTNDGGQPPVVTKPPKPSDDTFSVDRLLAEAKKYIGVPYVWGGAQPSGFDCSGYIYYVFNQAGKKIPRTNTEGYYSRSYFVSNPKPGDLVFFNNTYKKGISHMGIYLGNNQFIQASSSKGITITSLDNPYFKQRFDSFKRFY